Proteins encoded by one window of Halobacteriovorax sp. GB3:
- a CDS encoding hydroxyacylglutathione hydrolase: MKVHQFYTFSPLRNFCYILEDSSDELYVIDPFDGADVFQRCEKLGKKVKAIINTHEHHDHVMGNDELQRLCGCEVWAHEKARGRIKNVDNYLNDNQILKTKGNHCVKVLYTPGHTLGHLCLLVLSDEGKQSSLICGDTLFNAGVGNCHNGGDPSVLYETFRDHIFTLDDHVLVYPGHDYLKNNLLFTLDREPGNEMAKKKLEEVQDFPDGQFVVTTIGEEREINTFFRLSNSEIKKNLSALECSEKDIFIKLREKRNHW, from the coding sequence ATGAAAGTCCATCAATTTTATACATTTAGTCCCCTTCGAAATTTTTGCTATATTTTAGAGGATTCTAGTGATGAACTTTATGTGATCGACCCTTTCGATGGTGCAGATGTTTTTCAACGATGTGAAAAACTTGGAAAGAAAGTGAAGGCCATTATTAATACGCACGAGCATCACGACCATGTCATGGGCAATGACGAGCTGCAGCGACTTTGTGGCTGTGAAGTTTGGGCCCACGAAAAGGCGCGTGGCAGAATTAAAAATGTTGATAATTATTTAAATGATAATCAAATCTTAAAAACAAAAGGTAATCATTGTGTTAAGGTTCTCTACACTCCAGGGCACACATTGGGTCATCTTTGTCTTCTCGTTTTAAGTGATGAGGGGAAGCAGAGCTCTCTCATTTGTGGTGATACGCTTTTTAATGCTGGAGTGGGAAATTGTCACAATGGCGGAGATCCAAGTGTTCTCTACGAAACATTTCGCGATCATATCTTTACGCTTGATGACCATGTTCTCGTTTATCCTGGGCACGATTATTTAAAGAATAATTTGTTGTTTACTCTCGATAGAGAGCCTGGAAATGAGATGGCCAAAAAGAAACTTGAAGAAGTTCAGGATTTTCCAGACGGTCAATTTGTCGTGACAACGATTGGAGAGGAGAGGGAGATTAATACTTTCTTTCGTTTAAGTAATAGTGAGATAAAGAAAAATCTTAGTGCCCTTGAGTGCAGTGAGAAAGATATTTTTATTAAGTTAAGAGAAAAGAGAAATCATTGGTAA